The genome window GAATAATCTCTGTTTTTTTGAGCTCAATGAGCGGGGTTTTAATAGTAATCGGATTGCCTTCTCGCCCTTGTTTGGTTCCTAATTGAAAGACCTGCTGCATGGCATTAATGTAATCCGCACGACAATCAGGGTAGCCAGAATAGTCTAAAGCATTCACTCCGAGATAGACAAATTGTGCGGCTAGGGCTTCGGCATAGGCTAAAGCAAAACTGAGAAAAATGGTATTCCGAGCCGGAACATAAGTAATGGGAATCGTTTCAGCCATTTCTTGCGGAGCGCGATCGCGCGGAACCTCAATTGTTTGATCCGTTAATGCCGATCCCCCCCACAAGCCGAGATCAAAGCGGACCACTTGCTGTGCTTTCACACCTGCAGCCTGAGCAATATCTCGGGCGGCTTCTAATTCTCGTTGGTGGCGTTGTTGATAGTCAAAGGAAAGGGCAT of Cyanobacteria bacterium GSL.Bin1 contains these proteins:
- the queC gene encoding 7-cyano-7-deazaguanine synthase QueC yields the protein MTEKAVVLLSGGLDSSTVLYQAKAEGYECYALSFDYQQRHQRELEAARDIAQAAGVKAQQVVRFDLGLWGGSALTDQTIEVPRDRAPQEMAETIPITYVPARNTIFLSFALAYAEALAAQFVYLGVNALDYSGYPDCRADYINAMQQVFQLGTKQGREGNPITIKTPLIELKKTEIIQLGNQLHVPWEKTWSCYQGETESCGVCDSCQLRLKAFQELGLSDPLPYRARTGAE